A section of the Saccopteryx leptura isolate mSacLep1 chromosome 6, mSacLep1_pri_phased_curated, whole genome shotgun sequence genome encodes:
- the NOXRED1 gene encoding NADP-dependent oxidoreductase domain-containing protein 1: protein MDMLDNLESLQFEPGIKEEDRCWLYLQGRYHGLMIKACAHATFFCKLLHHLRKSLHEKQTSRVAKIHRIGLLPSTPDEDGLNVGIIGGGHLGKQLARVLLQLVPIPPERLQISTRRPEALDEFQKLGIKCFYHNSDLASWANVIFLCCLPSQLPNICVEIQASLAKTCIVYSFVAAVPLLRLKNLLNHTNILRPQYQFGEGFDNIWGTNKDITDALQDPVLLLANCPYNPAGGIILNSKWVEGILYAALNTCTTEAMPCSQALKLLNELFSAHFEDCGKDGVSCPNFQLQDFVSRVYARSLSHKRPFPWFDLIAVQLKDTPFSNQRLTSTAFQNHLTHLYCGLFGISLTKEQQPVVPTSSPSQ, encoded by the exons ATGGACATGCTAGATAACCTTGAGTCCCTGCAGTTCGAGCCTGGGATTAAAGAGGAAGACCGCTGCTGGCTGTATTTGCAGGGTCGTTATCATGGACTGATGATCAAGGCCTGTGCCCACGCAACCTTCTTCTGCAAGCTGCTCCATCATCTGAG AAAGTCATTACATGAGAAGCAAACTTCTAGAGTAGCAAAGATCCATAGGATCGGATTGCTTCCCAGCACTCCCGATGAAGATGGGTTAAACGTGGGCATCATCGGCGGCGGCCACCTTGGGAAGCAGCTGGCTCGTGTACTGCTTCAGCTTGTCCCCATCCCTCCTGAGAGGCTGCAGATCTCTACTCGGAGGCCAGAGGCTTTGG ATGAGTTCCAGAAACTGGGAATCAAGTGCTTTTACCATAACTCTGATCTGGCGAGCTGGGCCAACGTGATATTCCTCTGCTGCCTGCCTTCTCAGCTTCCCAATATCTGTGTAGAAATACAAGCCAGCTTGGCGAAAACCTGCATTGTGTACAGCTTTGTAGCTGCCGTCCCACTACTCAG GTTGAAAAACCTACTGAACCACACCAATATCCTGCGGCCTCAGTACCAGTTTGGTGAAGGTTTTGACAACATCTGGGGAACCAATAAGGACATCACAGATGCTCTTCAAGATCCTGTGCTTCTTCTGGCTAACTGCCCCTACAATCCTGCTG GTGGAATAATCCTGAATAGCAAGTGGGTGGAGGGAATACTCTATGCAGCCCTAAACACCTGCACAACAGAGGCCATGCCCTGCTCACAAGCGCTGAAGCTGCTGAATGAGCTGTTCTCTGCGCACTTCGAGGACTGTGGGAAAGATGGAGTGTCTTGCCCAAATTTTCAATTACAAGACTTTGTCAGCAGAGTCTATGCTCGGTCCCTGTCTCATAAAAG GCCTTTCCCTTGGTTCGATCTGATTGCTGTACAACTCAAAGACACTCCCTTTAGCAACCAGCGCTTAACCAGTACTGCTTTCCAGAACCACCTTACCCATCTATACTGTGGCTTATTTGGCATCTCCCTAACCAAAGAACAGCAGCCAGTGGTTCCCACAAGCTCTCCATCCCAATGA